One Nicotiana tabacum cultivar K326 chromosome 23, ASM71507v2, whole genome shotgun sequence genomic window, GACGAACACAATAAAACCCAAACAGCTATCAACATAAAATATAGTAGTACGTATTAGTACATTTTTAAAGCATCCTATTTTTGTTGTCTGCATAAATTATACACACATAAGTTATGCgagaatttatatttattttacgtAGAGTAAAATATAGAATAAGaatataaatattaataatacataaattaaaGGAATTATCTAATAAAAAGTAATCATTGCATTATAATCATTGAAcaatagaaaaaggaaaaacaaaaaggaaataagagtCGAAAAGAAAGTTTTCTTAGTCATGGTGTTAGTTACTCGGAGAATTTGATGAAATGAATTGTGATACTATAATGAATGGAATTTATAGTTTTAGAGAGGAGTCAATTTGATTAGGTAAGCGATCTATAATGGTATAATTGTATATAGGGAATTTGAAAATGCTATGAGAAAGATTAGAGAGTTAGATAAGAGATTGAGTTTGATAAGGTGAATTAAATTTCTTTAGGCAATATCAAATATTCTCTATTTGGAAAAGATGATATTGTTCTTAATTAGGTGAAATATTGCTGAAATTGAATATCTCGTATACCAGGCAAATAGATCAAGGTTATGATATTTCCTGATTTTGTGATTTTGATTTGTTGGCTGCAGAATAAAATGCTCAATCCAACTGTTCCAAATACCTTATTTAGGCAACCCCATAGAAATACATTCAACACACTTAACAAaaatcttcctttttttttttttaaacggTGATGTTCAAGTTATTTTTTCTGCATTTCGACTATATTATTTTGCAATGAAGCCCTCTACCAGTACAAATACCAAATAACCCTTTTATCTACCATGTCTTCAATTGACATGTGACAACAATATCACTTGATTTTTATTGAAAAGGCAGGATGTAACACAATACCAAAATTTAAAGATAGCTGATACCTTTACTTGAATATTGTTGTAAAATAGGCTGCCTTATTTAACATTTCCTCCTTTTATTTGAACTCAGTTGACAACATtaagaaacttcaaaaataaggaaaatattgaaACTCTTCATTTGGCAACTCAGCCTCTTATATTTGAtactataatttgatttttcagCTCTTCAATTGGTTGCCCAAGTCCTTCTATAACCTGAAAGAAAAACCAATGATCATCTAATTCCTGTTTCCAGCAACAATTAGAAGTTTTGCAGTTCTTTTATACTAACCGATTTCGTGTCCTTAAGAGCAGCTTCCAATGCCTGGATTTTCTGTACCATAAACCTAGTAAAGATTTACTATAGTAAAGAGAAAAAACCAGGAAAAAATAACTTACTGTTTTTGTGTCATTTACAACACTTTGAAGTGTTAGGATCTTCTGTAGAAATGGCTGATTAGTAAGTCTTGCTATCTCAAATGTATCATTTCTTGATGGAGTCACATCAAAGACATCCTTAATATGTACATTATGCTGCGGCATTTACAAAGCTCGAGATCAGACCCTCGAATCCtatattttatgtgatttttgtCACACTTGTTATCAGGAAACTACAAATTTGCTTACATGAGTAACACCACCAAAGGCATCTTTTGCAGCAGAATTCTTTTCTTCGTCGCCATTCTCCTCTTCAGCTTCAACCATTGCCTACAAAAAATGTGACTTCTTAACTGGCAACTATGTACTTTGTTTAATTCGAATCTTATATAGCAACAGGTTAAAACCTGAAGTAGTGTTGTAACGGCAGGGTCATTCCAGGGTCCTTTATCGCTAAAGAGGCAACCTCCATAGTCAGAACATGTGCAGTCGCCACCAAAGAAAGTTGGAAGGTTACTGCAGAAGCAACTTTCATGCATCAGAATAATATAACTCCAACAGCAACCTCAGATACGCGTAATTGTATCCTTTCGTGCTAAACATAAATTGGAATTTTACCTTGGATCAATAACTTCAAGTAAGGTTTTCGTGTAGTTGCTACCAAGAACCTGTAATCGTGGTATACGTCTTAAAGTCTTATTTCCTTCCCTGGTTGGCCTAGATTAATCTATAAACATGGGGGTTTTGCGGGGGGCGGGGGGAGGAAAGGAAAGGAAAGTACTTGAATCTTTGCTAGGGTGCGTTGATCAAGAAATGTCTTGATTGCTTTCCACAGGACCTTAAATCCAGATCCAGCATTAATGATAAAAAGGCGATGTAATGTCTGCAAAAAGTGCAAATGGAATTAAAGATAAACGATTAGGGAAAAGATTACTTAACAAACGATCCACTTTAGTAACAGAAACTATGAAGGAAGAAAGCTTTGAAAGTTCATTAAAAGTTGATCAACAATAGAATATGAAACTGTGTTTAGTGGAGATTAAGGTCAGTATTAAGACTAACCAATAATCCAAGATGACTCAAGGGAAGGAAAAGGATATTACACTGAAATGATCAGAAAATGATACAGTCTATTTGACTTGATCGTCAAGAATGTCTATTTGACTTGAACCATGTTAGCATACCTCTGGATAATAGTGACTGTCAATCTTCTGAATTTCCAGAAAGAGATACCTTGCTGGCTTTGAAAAATTCGAAATTCCCTGCCAAAGAAGATAGCTTTCTTAATATTAGAGGAAAGAATCTAAGCATCCATTTGAATTCTAGGGAGTGCTTAGCATCTATTTATGGAACTTGTTCGTTGCAAGTTGTCATCAAAGAAGTTCTAATTTTTTTGAAGTTCATTGAATGACACTCTTACCAGGGCAGAGGGAAAGTATTGCTGACGGGTTCTAATGAACCCAGTAGCTTTTACTTGTACCTTGTTTTTGTATtagaaaattcattaaatatgtataaatatttaactACGAACCCAGTAACAAAACGAGCTATGAGTTTGATAACAAGTacagaacccataaacttcaaattttggCTCCGCTTATGACTCACATAGTGAAACAACAAAGTACATTCAATTATATTCACAAGCTGATCTCCAACAAGTCAACCATTTAATATGTGAAATTCATAACAGGAGGATGAATGTAGAATTGAGTAAAAATCGTTGCCAATTCACATGAAAAATCCAGCTTTAAGGAACTATCgcatggatatatatatattgataccTATAAATGAAGACTTGATAGGCCATGCTAGAGATTTGTCCCAATTATCAGACACGGTGAGAGATCTAAACTTGCTATATGTGTGCCCAAATTTGGTGTCTTTATTTGCCACCAAAAAAATagtatagaaaaggaaaaaagtaaTCTTCCCATAGTCCTACTCAGGCATCTTATGGTTATGCTGAGAAAATTTGTTTTGACGCGTGGACAAAGATCAAATTATTTTATCAAGATAGCTTAGCCAaacaaaacattcaataaattatGAAATGGATAATGGGTTGTCAATATATTATGCTTCTTACTTCATATAGCTTAAAAAGAAGGACAAGATATAATATGAGGCTAACTGAACTGTTGATACCATTTGACAGCAAGGTAGAGAAAATTCAAGGCAAAGTAAAATGCATTGGTACAGAGATAGGAAAGATACATTCATATAATCATATCTCATGATCCCAAAGGGTGAAGGTTTTGTTTGAGATTCAGCAAATAGTATTGTTATTCAACACCTATAACTCAAGTTAGCTGAGCTGCAAGCCTCAAACTGAAGAATATAGTACAGACATGGACTAGCACTTGATCTCACACAAAAGGGTGCAAATAAAAGGCAGTCCGGggtactaagctcccgctatgcgcggggaagagccggaccacaagggtctactTTACACAGCCTTACCCTGAATTTCTACAAAAGGttatttccacggctcgaacacctcctggtcacatggtagCAACTTTAAAAGGGTGCAAATATTCTTATCAAATAAGTGAAAGATAAAATGGTAGATAAGCAGATTTTTACCACATCCTTCACATCCAAGATGCTGACGGTGGAAGCGATATGCTTCTTTGCAGCAAGTGAGCAAGCAGAGTATCTCCAGTTCAATGTTTTCTCTTGTTCAGTCACATGATATTTCACAAATCTCTCAATACTAGTTACTTCAAGGAGCCTATTGAGATTTACCATTCCAATTCTTTCAATGTAAATTGGTCGACCATATCTATCGACTCCATGAAATCCATGAGGATAACACTTTTTAACCTCATTAAATTCCTCAAACTTGAGTTCCTGCAGCATTATTCGACCCCAAAAATTCACAAAGAATCGAAGGACTATCGAACATAAAAGAACTTGTCGATAAAGTTTATATAAAAGTAGGAAATTCCCCAAACCATAAATTCTTCAGTATTAGTGTTTGAACAAGTAGAATCTGAGTATTCACTAACTTTATCAGCAAAACGCGATATAAGTCTACTAACAAAACTGGCTTTGAAATACAAGCATGAATGGAGCTCACCTCAGAAAGTGCATCGACATGAAACTCCTCTCGCCACTTCAGATAGTTCAAATACATATTCTTTGCTTTTGTAAGATCGTAGTCCCTCATTCTAAGAAATCTGTATATCACAAACAGGAACAGCAAACTCAATTTCTGTACTCTTTTCTAACTGAAAATATTCGCCTTACAAATTTTACTGGATTGACAACATGATAAAATTTAACAGCACAAAACATACCTTAAAAGTGTATGATAGTCACTATGTTTTCCTGGAAGCTGACCCTCAAGAAAAAGCAACTGACGAAACGAGTCAACAATTTGTTCATCTTTAGGCTCATGTGATCCTTCAAGAATTGTTCGTAGACTTCTGCTCTTTTGAACTCCCTTCTTTAACGACAACGACATTATGGTTTTTAAGGTTCTTGATCCGGTAGACTTCTTGTGCTCTTTTGTTGGAGGTAACTGCCAAAATGTTTCAATAGGGGGATGGAGAATTTTGACCTTCTGTTTAGTAGATTGGCTTTCCTTAGAACTCGAAGATCGTTTGCTCCCTCTAATACCAGCGGAAATTAATATTTCCTTAAATGTTTCTTTTGATGTTTGCATGTGTGGCTACTTAAGCTGTAAACAAACAACAATAGAATAACTTTGCAATTCTTGAAATCAACTAAACAGGGCTCTACTAAATTTATTGACAAGCAAAAGAAACACTTCATTGTAAGTGTATTCAACAAAAGCAACATTGCTGGACATGTTCCGCAACAACTATACCTCAGTTCCAAGCTAGTTGGGGTCGGCTATATAATTCTCAATATCATGAATGTTCTGTTTATGTCCGTAATATTTTAATTCTCTATACGTAAAGATTATCTAATACTAGGGGATTCTCTAATACACTTGTGGTTTTATCTCTAATACACTAAGGTGTCGTTTGGTAGCCGGTTAGAGAGGAGTTATCCATGTATTAAAATTAGGATAACTTTATACATTGTTTGGttaaaagaaggggaaaaaataATCTCCACATAGAAACTAGCATAA contains:
- the LOC107778534 gene encoding phosphatidylinositol/phosphatidylcholine transfer protein SFH11 isoform X3, with product MQTSKETFKEILISAGIRGSKRSSSSKESQSTKQKVKILHPPIETFWQLPPTKEHKKSTGSRTLKTIMSLSLKKGVQKSRSLRTILEGSHEPKDEQIVDSFRQLLFLEGQLPGKHSDYHTLLRFLRMRDYDLTKAKNMYLNYLKWREEFHVDALSEELKFEEFNEVKKCYPHGFHGVDRYGRPIYIERIGMVNLNRLLEVTSIERFVKYHVTEQEKTLNWRYSACSLAAKKHIASTVSILDVKDVGISNFSKPARYLFLEIQKIDSHYYPETLHRLFIINAGSGFKVLWKAIKTFLDQRTLAKIQVLGSNYTKTLLEVIDPSNLPTFFGGDCTCSDYGGCLFSDKGPWNDPAVTTLLQAMVEAEEENGDEEKNSAAKDAFGGVTHHNVHIKDVFDVTPSRNDTFEIARLTNQPFLQKILTLQSVVNDTKTVYGTENPGIGSCS
- the LOC107778534 gene encoding phosphatidylinositol/phosphatidylcholine transfer protein SFH11 isoform X1, yielding MQTSKETFKEILISAGIRGSKRSSSSKESQSTKQKVKILHPPIETFWQLPPTKEHKKSTGSRTLKTIMSLSLKKGVQKSRSLRTILEGSHEPKDEQIVDSFRQLLFLEGQLPGKHSDYHTLLRFLRMRDYDLTKAKNMYLNYLKWREEFHVDALSEELKFEEFNEVKKCYPHGFHGVDRYGRPIYIERIGMVNLNRLLEVTSIERFVKYHVTEQEKTLNWRYSACSLAAKKHIASTVSILDVKDVGISNFSKPARYLFLEIQKIDSHYYPETLHRLFIINAGSGFKVLWKAIKTFLDQRTLAKIQVLGSNYTKTLLEVIDPSNLPTFFGGDCTCSDYGGCLFSDKGPWNDPAVTTLLQAMVEAEEENGDEEKNSAAKDAFGGVTHHNVHIKDVFDVTPSRNDTFEIARLTNQPFLQKILTLQSVVNDTKTKIQALEAALKDTKSVIEGLGQPIEELKNQIIVSNIRG
- the LOC107778534 gene encoding phosphatidylinositol/phosphatidylcholine transfer protein SFH11 isoform X2; protein product: MQTSKETFKEILISAGIRGSKRSSSSKESQSTKQKVKILHPPIETFWQLPPTKEHKKSTGSRTLKTIMSLSLKKGVQKSRSLRTILEGSHEPKDEQIVDSFRQLLFLEGQLPGKHSDYHTLLRFLRMRDYDLTKAKNMYLNYLKWREEFHVDALSEELKFEEFNEVKKCYPHGFHGVDRYGRPIYIERIGMVNLNRLLEVTSIERFVKYHVTEQEKTLNWRYSACSLAAKKHIASTVSILDVKDVGISNFSKPARYLFLEIQKIDSHYYPETLHRLFIINAGSGFKVLWKAIKTFLDQRTLAKIQVLGSNYTKTLLEVIDPSNLPTFFGGDCTCSDYGGCLFSDKGPWNDPAVTTLLQAMVEAEEENGDEEKNSAAKDAFGGVTHHNVHIKDVFDVTPSRNDTFEIARLTNQPFLQKILTLQSVVNDTKTALEAALKDTKSVIEGLGQPIEELKNQIIVSNIRG